A DNA window from Thermoflexus sp. contains the following coding sequences:
- a CDS encoding prenyltransferase — protein sequence MWRNWLEIYRTCNLRADRPLDPVSKWLLIVRCCVFPMTLISAAIGGLLAAASGRFEPLPFVLSTIGLLLAHAANNMINDYFDLETGLDTAEYVRAQYAPHPVLSGLVTRAQLRRAILLVNALDAAIALYLTALRGWPILAFALAGLFISVFYVAPPLRLKRIGLGELGVFIVWGPLMIGGTFYATTGTMPGWVWLASIPYALLVSTVLIGKHIDKLEQDRAQGIHTLPVLLGERGARALNAGLMVAFYLVVGGLALTGVLGPWVLLTLLGLPRLRDVLRTYARPRPAEPPPGYPVWPLWYVSWAFVFNRRAGTLFLAGLLLNLLFPMRLPMG from the coding sequence ATGTGGCGGAACTGGCTGGAGATCTACCGCACGTGCAACCTGCGGGCCGATCGCCCGCTGGATCCGGTCTCGAAATGGCTGCTCATCGTCCGCTGTTGCGTTTTCCCCATGACCCTGATCTCCGCCGCCATTGGAGGGTTGCTGGCGGCGGCGTCCGGGCGGTTCGAGCCCCTGCCCTTCGTCCTCTCCACCATCGGCCTGCTGCTGGCCCACGCGGCGAACAACATGATCAACGATTACTTCGATCTGGAGACTGGGCTGGATACGGCGGAGTATGTGCGAGCCCAGTATGCCCCCCATCCGGTGCTTTCCGGCCTGGTTACGCGCGCCCAGCTGCGGCGGGCCATCCTGCTGGTCAACGCCCTGGACGCCGCGATCGCCCTCTACCTGACGGCGCTGCGCGGCTGGCCGATCCTGGCCTTCGCCCTGGCCGGGCTGTTCATCAGCGTGTTCTATGTGGCTCCGCCCCTGCGCCTGAAGCGCATCGGCCTGGGCGAGCTGGGCGTCTTCATCGTGTGGGGGCCGTTGATGATCGGCGGCACATTCTACGCGACCACCGGGACCATGCCGGGGTGGGTCTGGCTGGCGTCGATCCCGTATGCGCTGCTGGTATCCACCGTGCTCATCGGCAAGCACATCGACAAACTGGAGCAGGACCGCGCCCAGGGGATCCATACGTTGCCGGTCTTGCTGGGAGAGCGGGGGGCAAGGGCCCTGAACGCCGGGCTGATGGTGGCCTTCTACTTGGTGGTGGGCGGGCTGGCGCTGACGGGGGTGCTGGGGCCGTGGGTGCTGCTCACCCTGCTGGGCCTACCGCGCCTGCGGGATGTGCTGCGAACCTATGCCCGCCCCCGCCCGGCCGAGCCGCCGCCAGGCTATCCGGTGTGGCCGCTCTGGTATGTCTCATGGGCCTTCGTGTTCAACCGCCGCGCTGGCACCCTGTTCCTGGCCGGGCTCCTGCTCAATCTCCTTTTCCCCATGCGCCTCCCGATGGGATAA